From the genome of Gemmatimonas phototrophica, one region includes:
- a CDS encoding mannose-1-phosphate guanylyltransferase, which yields MSETRVVSPNPPSSVTAHTGVAAGTLDEVEMEALLETGTAMWAVVFAGGIGTRFWPLSTPRRPKQVLALVNERPLIADTVARLSPLVPAERVLVVTSADIVEALHDAIPEVPLANMLVEPRPLGTAAALAWGAQEVSRRAGPDTVFVALHADLAVGYPDVLRDSLRRAASIALADPVLVTLGARPSRAETGFGYLQPGMPIDPLVGRAEGGACRVEHFVEKPSASLADVLIDKGALWNTGIFVWRAKVVLEELERHTAELQHGLPKLAAGEMTAFASLVTSVSIDRGLLERSQQVVVLPTEMEWDDVGTWASLRRVRELDDTGNGVMGQVHCVDCSGNVIHADGCCVVAYGISGMIVVSIDGLTFVTTQDRATELGPLLDALPGSLRFNPGRH from the coding sequence ATGTCCGAGACCCGTGTCGTCAGTCCAAATCCTCCTTCGTCGGTCACAGCCCACACCGGGGTGGCCGCAGGGACCTTGGACGAGGTGGAAATGGAGGCGCTGCTGGAAACGGGCACCGCCATGTGGGCGGTGGTCTTTGCCGGCGGTATCGGCACCCGCTTCTGGCCACTGAGCACGCCACGGCGTCCCAAGCAGGTCCTCGCCCTCGTCAACGAGCGACCGCTCATTGCCGACACGGTAGCCCGCCTGTCGCCCCTCGTGCCCGCCGAACGGGTCCTGGTGGTCACCAGCGCCGATATTGTGGAGGCGTTGCACGACGCCATTCCCGAGGTACCGCTGGCCAACATGCTGGTAGAGCCCCGCCCACTGGGTACGGCGGCGGCACTGGCCTGGGGCGCTCAGGAAGTCTCCCGCCGCGCTGGCCCCGACACGGTGTTCGTGGCCCTGCACGCCGATCTGGCCGTGGGCTACCCCGATGTGCTACGCGATTCTCTTCGCCGCGCCGCGTCCATTGCCCTCGCCGATCCCGTGCTGGTGACGCTCGGCGCCCGTCCGTCGCGGGCCGAAACGGGCTTTGGCTATCTGCAGCCCGGCATGCCGATTGATCCGCTGGTGGGACGCGCTGAAGGGGGCGCTTGCCGCGTGGAGCACTTCGTGGAGAAGCCCAGTGCGTCGCTGGCCGACGTGCTCATTGACAAAGGCGCGCTCTGGAATACCGGCATTTTTGTCTGGCGCGCCAAAGTGGTGCTCGAGGAGCTGGAGCGGCACACGGCGGAGCTGCAGCATGGCCTCCCCAAACTGGCCGCTGGGGAGATGACCGCCTTTGCCTCCCTGGTGACCAGTGTGTCCATTGATCGTGGCCTGCTGGAGCGCTCTCAGCAGGTGGTGGTGCTCCCCACGGAAATGGAGTGGGACGACGTCGGCACGTGGGCCTCGCTACGCCGCGTCCGTGAACTCGATGACACCGGGAACGGGGTCATGGGGCAAGTGCACTGCGTAGACTGTAGCGGCAACGTGATCCACGCCGATGGGTGCTGTGTGGTGGCGTACGGCATCAGCGGCATGATCGTGGTGAGCATTGACGGACTCACGTTTGTCACCACGCAGGACCGTGCTACCGAACTGGGGCCGCTGCTCGATGCACTCCCGGGGAGCTTGCGCTTCAACCCGGGACGTCACTGA
- a CDS encoding SDR family oxidoreductase → MPVRFAGQVVLITGASTGIGAELARQFAAAGARVALAARDADKLESVAAACRAQGAEALVVTTDITIEDQCREMVARTVQHFGRLDILVNNAGMSMSGRFEDITDLSIFEKLMRLNFLGSVWCTAFALPHLKQSRGRVVAISSLTGLAGVPKRTAYAASKHAMAGFFDSLRIELEDSGVSVTVVYPGFVFSEINARAFSPDGTPFGDRAYQRRPGETMETAECGRLILNAVARRDRDLVMTWRGKVGRLLKLISPRLVDRIAKKAIEAKQ, encoded by the coding sequence ATGCCCGTACGCTTTGCTGGACAGGTCGTACTCATCACCGGCGCCTCCACTGGTATTGGCGCCGAGCTGGCCCGCCAGTTTGCAGCCGCCGGCGCGCGCGTAGCGCTGGCGGCACGCGATGCCGACAAGTTGGAATCGGTGGCGGCCGCGTGTCGCGCCCAGGGCGCCGAGGCCTTGGTCGTCACGACCGACATCACCATCGAAGACCAATGCCGGGAGATGGTTGCACGAACGGTGCAGCACTTCGGCCGCCTCGACATCCTGGTAAACAACGCCGGCATGAGCATGAGTGGTCGATTCGAAGACATCACCGATCTGTCCATCTTCGAAAAACTCATGCGCCTCAATTTTCTGGGGAGCGTGTGGTGCACCGCCTTCGCCCTGCCACATCTCAAGCAGTCACGCGGTCGGGTGGTTGCCATCTCCAGTCTTACCGGCCTCGCCGGCGTGCCCAAGCGCACGGCGTACGCCGCCAGCAAGCACGCCATGGCCGGCTTCTTCGATTCGCTCCGCATTGAACTCGAAGACAGTGGCGTGAGCGTGACCGTGGTGTATCCCGGATTCGTGTTCTCCGAGATCAACGCCCGGGCCTTCTCCCCCGACGGCACCCCCTTTGGCGATCGCGCCTATCAGCGCCGTCCCGGTGAGACCATGGAAACCGCGGAGTGCGGTCGTCTCATTCTCAACGCCGTCGCGCGACGGGACCGGGATCTGGTCATGACATGGCGCGGCAAAGTGGGGCGGCTTCTCAAACTCATTTCGCCGCGACTGGTGGACCGCATCGCCAAAAAGGCCATCGAGGCCAAGCAGTAG
- a CDS encoding DUF1835 domain-containing protein, with translation MLTLHLTNGDHAATALARSGLPGDILSWRDLLHDGPVPSDRDLQAFRRVRGEFLASRGWQSQSAAVADFVERDARLDSAGPGDELVLWFEPDLYDQLQLIQILARLERRPLAERPVVSIVPADCFLGPLQPEKFTPLFAARRPISAGDIAVASAAWDAFTADTPDSLLAITDRIDREVGARAYAYDDYVRLPHLAPALRRQLEEYPDTQAGLSRCERQLCEALSPGALTLAKLFTAHQSAESWVWLGDWSFAWYVQRLSDCAHPLVVHANGSRVIAPLRDSDGKSFWERQVQLTPLGQDIVRDRADFVKRNGIDRWIGGVYNTTSRHWRWDPHHYQLILHEVKR, from the coding sequence ATGCTTACCCTGCACCTTACCAACGGCGATCACGCCGCGACAGCGTTGGCCCGATCGGGGCTCCCCGGCGACATTCTGTCGTGGCGGGACCTGCTCCATGACGGCCCCGTGCCCTCTGATCGCGACCTGCAGGCGTTCCGGCGCGTGCGCGGCGAATTCTTGGCCAGTCGGGGGTGGCAGAGCCAGTCGGCCGCGGTGGCCGATTTTGTCGAGCGCGATGCGCGGCTCGATAGCGCCGGCCCCGGTGACGAGCTTGTGTTGTGGTTCGAGCCCGATCTTTACGATCAGCTCCAGCTCATCCAGATCCTGGCGCGGCTGGAGCGCCGGCCGCTGGCCGAGCGCCCCGTGGTGAGCATCGTGCCGGCCGACTGTTTTCTGGGGCCGCTGCAGCCGGAGAAGTTCACGCCGCTCTTTGCCGCTCGGCGTCCCATCTCGGCCGGTGATATTGCCGTGGCGTCGGCCGCCTGGGACGCCTTCACGGCGGATACCCCGGACTCGTTGCTGGCCATCACGGACCGGATCGATCGGGAAGTAGGCGCGCGGGCCTACGCGTACGATGACTACGTGCGGCTGCCCCATCTGGCCCCGGCATTGCGGCGTCAGCTTGAAGAGTATCCCGATACGCAGGCAGGGCTCTCACGCTGCGAGCGCCAGCTGTGTGAGGCCCTGTCGCCGGGGGCGCTCACGCTGGCCAAGCTGTTTACCGCTCATCAAAGCGCGGAGTCGTGGGTGTGGCTCGGCGATTGGAGCTTTGCCTGGTACGTGCAACGGCTCAGCGACTGTGCGCATCCGCTGGTCGTGCATGCCAACGGGTCGCGGGTCATTGCGCCGTTGCGCGATTCCGACGGCAAGTCGTTCTGGGAGCGTCAGGTGCAACTCACGCCACTCGGTCAGGACATCGTGCGCGACCGGGCGGACTTTGTGAAGCGGAACGGGATCGATCGCTGGATTGGCGGTGTGTACAACACGACCTCGCGCCATTGGCGTTGGGATCCGCACCACTACCAGCTCATTCTGCACGAAGTCAAACGTTAG
- a CDS encoding ATP-binding protein produces MRLLLMVLVALLPPTVVGMLFEFDATSSTGMVMLFGSIALSFGLAYAVGSIIVNAVESLIADAHALAAGVDGHRSVIRSSDEIGQLSIALNQMADTVERRSAALADNERRYRFLFDSNPLPMWAWDADSGNILAVNEAAIEKYGYPRDTFLTLKITDLLDPEELPRFSGARLPFSESRQNAGSWQHRTADGRRLEIEVITTSSRRLGRASWLSVGMDITARREAERALARSEEQLRQSQKMEAIGTFAGGISHDFNNLLTGMLGYCDLLLVQMSADDPIRTDVAEIRALAVRGTELSRQILSVSRRQMVQATVLDPNDVVRGLDRLIRRVIGENIEVHLALDTQIGTVRADAAQLEQSLLNLVSNARDAMPKGGRLTIETAVIDEREVRRLSLDQQLDWIAIRVRDTGIGMDEEVKAHIFEPFFTTKERGKGSGLGLALAYSVMDQSGGEIRADSAPGHGTTMHLLLPRLTEAVTPSFIRDDAPEQLNGQETVLLTEDEDAVRTVAVAALERRGYRVLAAADGDAAIAISRAFPGRIDLLVTDVVMPGISGRELADALTRARPGLPVLYVSGYTEDIELLAGLSGDERSLLPKPFTSLELARRVRSALDTVVRSS; encoded by the coding sequence GTGCGATTGCTGCTCATGGTGCTGGTAGCGCTGCTCCCGCCCACGGTGGTGGGGATGCTGTTCGAGTTCGACGCGACCTCCTCCACCGGGATGGTCATGCTGTTCGGGTCCATTGCGCTGTCGTTCGGTCTGGCGTATGCCGTGGGCTCCATCATCGTCAATGCGGTGGAATCACTCATTGCCGATGCGCACGCGCTGGCAGCCGGGGTTGATGGACACCGGTCCGTGATTCGCTCAAGCGACGAAATTGGACAACTGTCAATCGCGCTGAATCAGATGGCTGACACCGTGGAGCGCCGGAGCGCCGCGTTGGCGGACAACGAACGGCGCTATCGGTTCCTCTTCGATTCCAATCCCCTCCCCATGTGGGCGTGGGATGCCGACTCCGGCAACATTCTGGCAGTCAACGAAGCGGCGATTGAAAAGTACGGGTACCCGCGCGATACGTTTCTGACGCTCAAGATCACCGATCTGCTCGACCCCGAGGAACTGCCGCGTTTCAGTGGAGCGCGCCTCCCTTTCTCCGAGTCCCGACAGAACGCCGGCAGCTGGCAGCACCGCACGGCCGACGGACGCCGTCTGGAAATCGAAGTCATTACCACCAGCTCGCGACGCCTGGGGCGGGCCAGCTGGTTGAGCGTCGGCATGGACATCACGGCGCGTCGGGAGGCCGAGCGCGCGCTCGCCCGCAGTGAAGAGCAGTTGCGGCAGTCGCAGAAAATGGAGGCCATCGGGACATTTGCCGGTGGCATCTCGCACGACTTCAACAACCTGCTGACCGGTATGCTGGGGTACTGCGATCTGTTGCTGGTGCAGATGTCAGCAGACGATCCCATTCGCACCGATGTCGCGGAAATCCGCGCACTGGCGGTACGCGGCACGGAGCTGTCACGGCAGATTCTTTCGGTGAGCCGGCGGCAGATGGTGCAGGCCACGGTGCTCGATCCCAACGACGTGGTGCGCGGACTGGATCGGCTTATTCGCCGCGTGATTGGCGAGAACATCGAAGTCCATCTCGCGCTGGACACACAGATCGGAACGGTGCGCGCCGATGCCGCACAGCTCGAGCAGTCGCTGTTGAATCTCGTCAGCAACGCACGCGATGCCATGCCCAAGGGGGGACGTCTGACCATTGAGACGGCCGTCATTGATGAGCGGGAAGTCCGACGGCTCAGCCTCGACCAGCAGCTGGACTGGATTGCCATCCGGGTGCGCGATACCGGCATTGGCATGGATGAGGAGGTGAAGGCGCACATCTTTGAGCCGTTCTTCACCACCAAGGAGCGCGGAAAAGGGTCTGGTCTGGGTCTCGCACTGGCCTACAGCGTGATGGACCAGAGCGGTGGTGAGATTCGAGCAGACTCCGCGCCCGGGCATGGAACCACCATGCACCTGCTGCTCCCGCGGTTGACCGAGGCTGTTACACCGTCCTTCATCCGCGACGACGCACCGGAGCAGCTTAACGGACAGGAAACCGTGCTGCTGACCGAGGACGAAGATGCCGTTCGTACGGTGGCCGTGGCCGCGCTGGAGCGGCGTGGCTATCGCGTGCTGGCGGCCGCCGACGGTGATGCCGCGATTGCCATTTCACGCGCCTTTCCCGGTCGGATCGACTTGCTCGTGACCGATGTGGTGATGCCCGGGATCAGTGGTCGTGAATTGGCCGATGCGCTCACGCGGGCGCGCCCCGGGCTGCCGGTGCTGTACGTGTCGGGGTATACCGAAGACATCGAACTGCTGGCCGGGTTGTCGGGAGATGAGCGTTCGCTGCTGCCCAAGCCCTTCACATCGCTCGAATTGGCACGACGCGTACGGAGTGCGCTCGACACCGTTGTTCGGAGCAGCTGA
- a CDS encoding enoyl-CoA hydratase/isomerase family protein encodes MPPYAHLLVSTSASGVCTITLNRPDRLNAVNPLLASELPQAVHEAALDDAVRVVVITGAGRGFCAGLDLADPNPPSGTRADRLDPYYWVGRWVQSITQCEKPVIAAINGAAAGAGFGLALSCDLRVMQANAVCTAGYVRRGLSPDAGVSWFLPRLIGQARATDIILTGRDVTAGEAERIGLVHAAWPAEEFAERVTAYAEQLAGGPPLAYALSKRLLLSSADASLDQQLREELTHIKTCFASADVREAMAAFKEKRAPVFRGQ; translated from the coding sequence ATGCCTCCATACGCACATCTCCTCGTTTCCACGTCCGCTTCCGGCGTGTGCACTATCACGCTCAACCGTCCCGATCGGCTCAATGCGGTGAATCCTCTGTTGGCGAGCGAACTGCCGCAGGCGGTGCACGAGGCGGCGCTTGATGACGCGGTGCGGGTCGTGGTGATTACCGGCGCCGGGCGTGGCTTCTGTGCCGGGCTCGACCTGGCGGATCCCAATCCGCCGTCGGGGACGCGCGCGGACCGCCTGGATCCGTACTACTGGGTGGGGCGGTGGGTGCAGTCCATCACGCAGTGCGAGAAACCTGTCATCGCCGCCATCAATGGTGCGGCGGCTGGCGCCGGGTTTGGGCTCGCGCTCAGCTGTGACTTGCGCGTCATGCAGGCCAATGCGGTGTGTACCGCCGGCTACGTGCGTCGTGGCCTCTCTCCCGACGCTGGCGTCAGCTGGTTTCTGCCGCGACTTATTGGGCAGGCCCGCGCCACCGACATCATTCTCACCGGACGCGACGTGACGGCCGGAGAAGCGGAACGCATTGGCCTGGTCCACGCCGCGTGGCCCGCCGAAGAATTTGCGGAACGCGTCACTGCCTACGCTGAACAACTGGCAGGTGGCCCACCGCTCGCGTATGCGCTCAGCAAGCGGTTGCTGCTGTCCAGTGCCGATGCGTCACTGGACCAGCAACTCCGCGAAGAGCTCACGCACATCAAGACCTGCTTTGCCAGCGCCGATGTGCGTGAAGCCATGGCGGCGTTCAAGGAAAAACGCGCGCCGGTGTTTCGCGGTCAGTAG
- a CDS encoding enoyl-[acyl-carrier-protein] reductase — translation MLPIDLTGKRVLVAGVADDNGFGWAIAKAFAEAGANVCVATWPPALNIFLNLLERGKLDDSRQMPDGSMLTFERIYPLDAVYDNLESTPADIRENKRYKELGDFTIDGLAARLVADFGEQPLDIVFHSLANGPEVKKPLLEVSRAGYLAASSASAYSLVSMVQRLGPLMRPGGAVCSLTYMASERAIPGYGGGMSSAKAQLESDTRVLAFEAGRKWGVRVNTISAGPYASRAASAIGIIDTMVKYCAANSPLPEELSAREVGTTAAFLCSPLASAITGSTVYVDKGYHSMGMAVAPPTEDRAPR, via the coding sequence ATGCTACCCATCGACCTGACCGGCAAACGCGTCCTCGTGGCGGGTGTTGCCGATGACAACGGTTTTGGCTGGGCCATCGCCAAAGCGTTTGCTGAAGCCGGCGCCAACGTGTGCGTGGCCACCTGGCCGCCGGCGCTCAACATCTTTCTCAACCTCCTCGAGCGCGGCAAGCTGGACGACTCGCGGCAGATGCCCGACGGATCCATGCTCACCTTCGAGCGCATTTACCCGCTCGATGCCGTGTACGACAATCTCGAGAGCACGCCGGCCGACATCCGCGAAAACAAGCGCTACAAGGAGCTCGGCGATTTCACCATCGACGGTCTCGCCGCGCGTCTCGTCGCCGACTTCGGTGAACAGCCGCTGGATATCGTCTTCCATTCGCTCGCCAACGGCCCCGAAGTCAAGAAGCCGCTGCTCGAAGTGAGCCGCGCCGGCTATCTCGCCGCCTCCAGCGCCAGCGCCTATTCGCTGGTGTCCATGGTGCAGCGCCTCGGCCCGCTCATGCGTCCTGGTGGTGCCGTCTGCTCGCTCACGTACATGGCCAGCGAGCGCGCCATTCCGGGCTACGGCGGCGGCATGTCGTCGGCCAAGGCACAGCTGGAGAGCGACACCCGGGTGCTGGCCTTCGAAGCCGGCCGCAAGTGGGGGGTGCGCGTGAACACCATTTCGGCGGGCCCGTACGCCTCGCGCGCGGCCAGCGCCATTGGCATCATCGACACCATGGTGAAGTACTGCGCGGCCAACTCGCCGTTGCCCGAAGAACTGTCGGCGCGTGAAGTAGGCACCACGGCCGCGTTCCTCTGCAGCCCGCTGGCCAGCGCCATCACGGGATCCACCGTATACGTGGACAAGGGGTATCACTCGATGGGCATGGCCGTTGCCCCGCCGACTGAAGACCGCGCCCCCCGATAA
- a CDS encoding pyridoxal phosphate-dependent decarboxylase family protein, translating to MTEDDVVDPLALLEADTSLEAARPILELAAQYLSSTRAGEGPVSTWHSAEVIADRLSETLPRRSRPLVDVARRLSKLLLDDVNRLAHPMYIGHQVSAPLPAAVWTDALISAYNQSMAVREMSPSFTPLEQQVVEWMTDLVGWDSRAGGTMTSGGTEATFTALLAARSRAIPDVWRTGVGVQPPVLVCGEHAHYAVMRAAGEMGLGVRHVVTVPSADHRLSVPLLRKTLAELRTAGTRVMAVVATAGCTATGTFDDLNAVADACEEFADANGPLWLHVDAAHGGAAMLSPTHAARIAGIARARSVAWDPHKTLLLPLAAGLLLMREEHDLEAAFSQKAPYLFNPNDDARAWDIGPRSFQCSRRADVVKLWVAFERYGADALAALYDRLCRMATTLHTLLTGHAQFVPLHVPESNILCFAWNPPEADVTDRDALTDALRERYNRSGRGWITATTLDGRRVLRVTVMNARTDVAHIEALVAGLEAEAAYVLKHHR from the coding sequence ATGACTGAAGACGACGTTGTCGATCCGCTGGCGCTCCTCGAGGCGGATACGTCCCTCGAGGCGGCCCGGCCGATTCTCGAACTCGCGGCGCAGTACCTGTCCAGCACGCGCGCCGGTGAAGGACCGGTCTCCACGTGGCACAGCGCCGAAGTCATTGCCGATCGCCTCAGCGAAACGCTGCCGCGCCGCTCGCGTCCGTTGGTGGACGTGGCCCGGCGGTTGTCCAAGCTGCTGCTCGACGATGTGAACCGCCTGGCGCACCCCATGTACATCGGCCACCAGGTGTCGGCGCCGTTGCCGGCGGCGGTGTGGACTGATGCGCTGATCAGCGCCTACAACCAGAGCATGGCGGTGCGCGAAATGTCGCCGTCATTCACGCCACTGGAGCAGCAGGTGGTGGAGTGGATGACCGATCTCGTGGGGTGGGACTCGCGGGCAGGTGGCACCATGACCAGTGGCGGCACCGAAGCCACCTTTACGGCGCTGCTGGCGGCACGCAGCCGGGCCATTCCCGATGTGTGGCGCACGGGTGTCGGCGTGCAACCGCCGGTGCTGGTGTGCGGGGAGCATGCCCACTACGCCGTCATGCGTGCGGCTGGCGAGATGGGATTGGGCGTGCGTCACGTGGTGACCGTGCCCAGCGCGGATCATCGCCTCAGCGTTCCACTGCTGCGGAAGACCCTGGCGGAGCTGCGCACGGCGGGGACACGGGTCATGGCGGTGGTGGCCACGGCGGGATGCACGGCCACGGGTACGTTTGACGACCTCAATGCCGTGGCCGATGCCTGTGAGGAGTTTGCCGACGCGAATGGTCCGCTGTGGTTGCACGTGGATGCCGCGCACGGTGGTGCGGCGATGTTGTCGCCAACGCATGCCGCACGCATTGCCGGTATCGCCCGCGCGCGATCGGTTGCGTGGGACCCGCACAAAACGTTGCTGCTGCCATTGGCCGCAGGGCTCCTGCTCATGCGTGAAGAGCACGACCTCGAAGCCGCCTTCTCGCAGAAGGCGCCCTATCTGTTCAATCCCAATGACGACGCGCGCGCCTGGGACATTGGGCCACGCTCGTTTCAGTGTTCCCGCCGGGCCGATGTGGTGAAGTTGTGGGTGGCCTTCGAGCGTTACGGGGCGGATGCGCTGGCCGCGTTATACGACCGGTTGTGCCGTATGGCCACCACGTTGCACACGTTGCTGACGGGGCATGCGCAGTTTGTGCCGCTGCATGTCCCCGAGAGCAACATTCTGTGCTTTGCGTGGAACCCGCCGGAGGCCGATGTGACCGATCGCGATGCGCTCACCGATGCGCTGCGGGAGCGGTACAACCGCAGCGGGCGTGGCTGGATTACCGCCACGACGCTCGATGGGCGACGGGTGCTGCGCGTGACCGTGATGAATGCACGGACTGATGTGGCGCACATCGAGGCACTGGTGGCAGGGCTTGAGGCGGAAGCGGCCTACGTGCTCAAACATCATCGCTGA
- a CDS encoding 2'-5' RNA ligase family protein has translation MPASFGIFVLAELPGEAGAAVLDIQQRYDPKLARLTPPHVTLVGSSGVGAIPTDTPIERIRAALEPIAASTAPMSLPLGKPHRFMQTDIISLPLDPNGPLRLLHERLARSGLPFKRSRFLFSPHCTLTFYPTLTPQTERELLAVRVAAPAIIDTLQVYLTRDPQPSKLLFTLPLLAQNGAPVESAPSVVIPRGERISSGLRDAASGRSRSPA, from the coding sequence ATGCCCGCTTCGTTCGGAATCTTCGTGCTCGCCGAGCTCCCAGGGGAAGCCGGCGCGGCCGTGCTCGACATTCAGCAGCGCTACGATCCCAAGTTGGCACGTCTGACCCCGCCGCATGTGACGCTGGTGGGGTCGTCGGGAGTGGGGGCGATCCCTACGGACACGCCCATTGAACGAATCCGGGCGGCGCTGGAGCCGATCGCCGCGAGCACGGCCCCCATGTCGCTGCCGCTGGGCAAGCCGCATCGCTTCATGCAGACCGACATCATTTCGCTGCCGCTCGACCCCAATGGGCCGCTGCGGCTGCTGCATGAGCGACTGGCGCGCAGTGGACTGCCCTTCAAGCGTTCGCGGTTCCTGTTTTCACCGCACTGTACGCTGACGTTCTACCCCACGCTTACGCCGCAGACGGAGCGGGAGCTGTTGGCTGTCCGCGTGGCGGCCCCGGCCATTATCGACACGCTGCAGGTGTATCTCACCCGCGATCCGCAGCCCAGCAAACTGCTGTTCACGCTCCCCCTGTTGGCACAAAACGGCGCGCCCGTGGAGAGCGCGCCGTCGGTGGTGATCCCGCGTGGGGAACGGATCAGCAGCGGGCTTCGGGACGCAGCTTCTGGTAGGTCGCGGTCGCCTGCTTGA
- a CDS encoding L-threonylcarbamoyladenylate synthase codes for MTVVPVNPLHPEPHLIAAAAEQLRAGALVAFPTETVYGLGANALDAEAVARIYAAKGRPAWNPVIAHVPSVAAAKALARHWPATAQRLADAFWPGPLTLVVPKAPHVPGIATAGLDAVAVRMPNHPVALALLEAAARPIAAPSANRFTQISPTTAAHVERSLGDRVPLILDGGPCAVGIESTVVDCTGEDVVILRPGMLGRESLEAALEGLGVVVKHATRRAVSHQLGDDAAPLGGAPRSPGMVDRHYAPRAEVWLFETGQEGEMRQALAQRRDDHVSDKPVVALVRTVSFARDATPVQMLQMPGDPQAYARELYAALHHADGIDAGLVLIEAPPINDSAWDGVRDRLTRAAR; via the coding sequence ATGACTGTCGTCCCTGTTAATCCGCTGCACCCGGAACCTCACCTCATTGCCGCGGCCGCCGAGCAGCTGCGGGCCGGTGCGCTGGTGGCGTTTCCCACGGAAACGGTCTACGGACTGGGCGCGAATGCGCTCGACGCGGAAGCCGTGGCGCGCATTTATGCGGCCAAGGGGCGTCCCGCGTGGAACCCGGTCATTGCCCACGTCCCCTCCGTAGCCGCCGCAAAGGCGCTCGCCCGCCACTGGCCGGCGACCGCGCAACGGCTGGCCGATGCGTTCTGGCCAGGACCGCTCACTCTGGTGGTGCCCAAGGCTCCGCATGTGCCGGGGATCGCCACCGCCGGACTTGATGCCGTCGCCGTGCGCATGCCCAATCATCCCGTGGCACTCGCGCTGCTGGAAGCGGCCGCGCGGCCCATTGCGGCCCCCAGCGCCAACCGCTTCACCCAAATCAGCCCCACCACCGCGGCGCACGTGGAGCGTTCGCTGGGAGATCGAGTGCCGCTCATTCTCGATGGCGGGCCCTGCGCCGTGGGAATCGAAAGCACGGTCGTGGACTGCACGGGTGAAGATGTCGTCATTCTGCGTCCAGGGATGCTGGGACGTGAGTCGCTGGAAGCGGCTCTTGAGGGATTGGGAGTCGTGGTCAAGCATGCCACCCGCCGCGCGGTGTCCCACCAGCTCGGCGACGACGCCGCGCCCCTTGGCGGCGCACCACGCTCCCCTGGCATGGTCGACCGCCACTATGCCCCCCGCGCTGAAGTGTGGCTGTTTGAAACCGGTCAGGAGGGCGAAATGCGCCAGGCGCTCGCACAGCGTCGGGATGACCACGTTTCGGACAAGCCGGTCGTCGCCCTCGTGCGCACCGTCTCGTTCGCCAGGGACGCCACGCCGGTGCAAATGCTCCAGATGCCCGGCGATCCCCAGGCATACGCCCGCGAGCTCTACGCGGCGCTCCATCACGCCGACGGCATTGATGCGGGGCTGGTGCTGATCGAAGCCCCACCCATCAATGATTCCGCCTGGGACGGCGTGCGAGACCGCCTCACACGAGCCGCGCGGTAG